In the genome of Arachis hypogaea cultivar Tifrunner chromosome 9, arahy.Tifrunner.gnm2.J5K5, whole genome shotgun sequence, the window TGATACATTGGCTTCCTAGCCTGGTGGAGTTGATAGAAATTACTTCATCTCCTTGAAGAACAGCAAGGTTTATCTAAGTAAAATAGAGAATTTGGTTTTGGTAACTTTTGCTTCATTCCCGACCTTCTCTTTCGTTCACATTTTAAACATTCAAAAAATTTATCATTAAGATATAAGTTGCTGATATTatcattagtattttttaataactCGTGGATAACAATGCAATCCATGATATTTCTAAATCCTCTAGGAATTTCATCAATAAGATAATACAAACTTGTAAACGAAGAAATTGCCTTAACTCTTCCAACATAGCAATGCAACTATGCAATAATATAGATATTATTCCATGACCTTTTAGTCATGTAGATCAACACCTCAAAAATAACAACCAAATTAAACAGAAATAATGGTGCAGCAGTTTGAGAAGTACATTGAAAGCCTTAATGACTGAAGAAACCTCCACTTATTCTTAAAGCTAACAAAGCCTGGGAAGGAGGTGAAACATGGAGAACTGAAAATACTGATTCATCAAAACAGTAGTCTCTTCTTGCCTGCTTTTTGGACAGATACAAATCTGAATAACGAAGAGCAAGAGGAAGCCTGTGACAAGTTAGAGTGAGAAGTTAGGTATCATTATGAACAGATTCAGAGAGAAGAGTGGGTGGGGAGTCAGAAACGTACCTGTTTTACTTGAAGGGTGAGATACGAACGTCTGGTGATAATATCTTCTTCTTATAACTACTCAAAATTTCTCTCATGAATGTGTTTGACATTTTATGTAACTTGATCAATTGAATATTCCCCAAGTACTTCAATCCTGTGGGAACTGCTAACTTTTCACATGACCGTGCTTCAAATTCCCTGAGGCTAGGCATTGCTCCTTCTTTCACATTCCATTCCTCCAGATTCCTTAAATTCCAAAATCTTAGCACTAGAAGTTTTGGAAAGCTCCCTGGGTTACAAAGCATGCTTTTTCCATGATAAGAGTCAGCATAGAAACACAAGGACTCAAGCTTCTCCAGGCTCTGCAATAGTTGCATAGGATCCTGACTGTCTTGCAGCTTTGAAGCTGACAATGTGAGATTAATAAGATTTTGTGGGAGGTGATTCATGCGAAGACCATTTTCTAATTTCCCATACAATTGCAGGGATGCGAGCTTCTCCAGCTTTGATATATCTCTCAATATTAGCTTTTCAGGTTCACCCATTTCATTTACTGATCTAAGTCTGAGCGACTCAAGCTGGTTCAGCTGCACAATCTTCTTGGCTAGTGTATCTTGTTCTTCTGCTTTTAACTGGAAGGCCAATTTCAATTTCCCAAGATTCTTCAGCCTTTGAAAGTCAAAAAGAAGAGGGCACCTCCCATATATGAACACACCCCATAATCTGTAAAGATTATGCTGAAAGTTTCCACTTGGCCTACCCTCAAGTCTACTGCGATAGTCTTGGTTCAGATATAAGTTCTTCAATTTCTTCAATTTCCAGATGAAGCTGGGGAATACACGGATGCATGTATGCTTTACATCAAGTGTTTCCAGGTTCTCTAGTTTGCATATGAATGTTGGGAACTCCTCCAAGTAAGTCCATCTTAATCCAAGATACTTGAGATGAATCAACATACCTAGAGTATCTGGCAACTGTGGTCTGAATACGCGTTCTAGATCAAGAACACTGATTTCCATGAATTGCTCATTTGCAATGCCTGTTGAGAGGATCCTCCCTATGTGTTCTCCTGGCTTACATCCCTCACGTTTGTCAAAGAAGAAAACAGATAGGGGAATTTTTTTCTTGCTGAATACATTTGCTGCATTTGCATCAAGACCACGATCGTCAAAGCGGTAGGCAAATCGCCGCTCTACATGTGTACCTGAGTACTGGCTATGGCTTGTTTTGTCAGCCAATATGATCTCTCTGAGCATACTTGGCAAGCGATATGTCTTAATCTTCCCATTAGACTTCAGTGCCACTGCTTGAATCATGTTGCATTTGTTCAAGTTTTCTAAATATGTTTCTGCTGTGGCTTCTAATGTTTCTTGGTTGTCATCCCTTTGTTTCACCAATCCTTCTTCTATCCATAGATTGACTAATCTCCTGACCGGGATTtcaaagtctgcagggaagagTGTCATGTAGTAGAGACAGTCGCTCAAAGTTTCATTCAGTTCTTGATTGGTATTCACCCAAGCTTGTAGCCATCGAATATTCTGATGGCCATGATTGATTTGACGAAGCAGTGGCCGCAAGTTATCTTCTGTAATGCTGCCTTTCACTGACAATAGAAACCCAATAGAAACAATAAGCAGTGGTAAGCCCCCGCATCTGCCCACCACTTTCTTGGCAAGCTTTTCCTCTTGAGAATTTTCTTTGGGCTTTACAGTCATGGTCACCTTCTGAAACAGTGCCCAACTTTCGTCTTTTGTCATTAATCTAATTTGGTGAGGGCCGCCACATGTGTCGGCATACGAAGCTATGTTGTTTAAGGGTGTTGTGAGCAATATTCTGCTTCTATTTGTCATTCCAGTCTCTGATATCAGTTCCTTTTTGTATTTATCAAAATCATCCTTTTTTGAGATGTTATCCAGGACAATAAGGCCTCGCTTCCCTTTCAAGTGATCACGTACCTCTGTGATGGACAATGCCTGGTGGTCTATGGTTCCATCCTGTTTCATCAGCAGAACTTTTACTTTGGAGGTAGTTCCATCGGCCACCCAGACACGGACGGGGAAGTAGTTTATAACATCTTTATTGTAAAAGATTGCCTTTGCCAGAGTTGTCTTCCCCACCCCCTTCATCCCCACAATGGAAAGTGTCAAAAGATTACCACTGCTGGTGGTCAGCTTGGAGACCAATTCTTTTGCAACATTTTTCGTAGCAGGAATTGAGGGTGAGTTCTGCCTCTTGGTATaacaattttttactattttctgaAGCAGATCCGTTGCCTTTAATATTTGCTGAAGCTCCGGATTGTTCATTTTCTCTTTTAGGAAATTGGACACTGATTGGTCCACCTCCTGACTAATTGACTTTAAGTGCTCCAAGCATGCTTTTCTTACAGCTGTTTCTTCCCTCCTTCCTCGAAGCTCCTTATTCATTTCCTCTAATTGATGATACAGCGAGTTCATTGGCTCTTGCTTTGAGCCACTTTGGTCTAGCTTGATACGGATGCTATTCACAGTTGACGTGATTTCATCATCATCTGCATTCTGAAATGGTAATTCAGACTCCATTGCATCGCTATCAATGAAATCAAATTTCCATTTGCTCTTTGTATCAAGGAGATTATGGAATTCATCGACAATGCGTTCCATGTCCTCTTCGAATTGAGTTGTTTTAATGGGGATGCCATTGAAGTATTTCTTAAACATTGTCCCTACTATGGGGATGCCTCTTATGCTGCCAAAATATGATACCCACCATGAGTAGGCGCTGATGAGGTCTTCAGCTTCTGCAATTAGCATTTTAGCTTGTCCTTTCCAGAGATTTTCTGTGTTAGTTTCCAACTGCAGCTGACTTAATTCATTTGTGAAAGCATGCAGTGGAAGCAACAGATGTACAGACCGTCTCTTTTCCATGCCTGAAAATAGATCATTGCTCTTTCTCATCAATTCATTAATGCTAGTAGAAGGCTTCCGTTGCTTTTGATCTTCTTTGTCGTCTTCAGTTTTGACTGTCTTTTGGCTCTCCTCAGCTGCATATTGATCCAGCAAACTTCTATTCCTCAACCGTGACTTCTGCATGGAGTCATAGATGTCCTTGGCATCTTTATCCTTATTTTCAAGATGACCTTCCACCGATGTTTTAACTCTATCTATTTGATGAAAAACATCTCTGATGGATATCAATCTAAGGATAGCCGTAAAACAACCAGGAATCCTTGTTTGGCTCTGTTTTTTGTAGTTTTTGATACAGGCATCTGCATCACTGACCAGTGTCTTTGTTGAATTTACCCAAAGACTTTCTTCCTTGCTTAGCCACAGATTAATTTCAGATAGATCTTCTGAACCCCAGAATTCACGGCCTCGTGATCTTAAGTTGTCTGCTTCCTCGGTAAGTTGATAATGGTCATCTTTCAGAGCTTCCAGGAATGACAATTTGTTCTCTATCCATTTAACCTTTCCTTTGTAGTATTTGAGCCAACAATCATACCACAAAGAAATACCAAACCAACCAATTATCAACGACCAGAGAATCCACTTCACATAGAAACTGGTGTTGTCTTCCTCTGGCTGAATGCAATCGGAAGTCTTTGAATGATTGAGCATCTTCAGTAAGTGTTTCTTCCGAAGACAAGCAGAATGGCTGCTCGTCACTTCTGTTGATGGCTTGTGCCTCCCGTGTTTTGTGAGACAAGGCTGTCTGCCTCCAGATGCTTATTTGGAAATGGTTGATTTTTCTGTGGTgtttttgcaaaatttttcaagGTGTCAAGTTAGCAGATAGCATAGCATAGTATGTTGACAAAAGTGTGGGAGTTAGTAGTATGCGTGCatctcttgtttcttttcttgtctttttaatttttaaatatagatTATTAATGTCTGTTGGTGGAAACAGCCCCTGATCTAATTATCAGGTTAGGCTGCGTACATTATACCCTTTGGATGCAGGCTTGCTTCTGCACCGAGCTGCCCTTTTAGATTATTAATGTCTGTTGGATCTCCTAATCTGAATagtggaatttttttatttcaggtCATGCAATTATTTCAGCCTTTGTTTATGGATCATTTCGTCTTTGTTTATGATAGCTATGAAAGTAACAGAGTCAACAGAGAACTACGGGATCCATGCACATCTAACAATAAGTCCACACATTTTGTTATCTAGTGATATTTTTATAATCTTGAGATAGATGCCAAGATtcaagctctttttttttttttttcatgcatgTACTAGGTTAGATAAATATTTTCTCTCACCGTGACGGTGCTTAAGGTGTCTGGACCAAGTGTTGAGCAGGAATTAGAATTCCAGCTAAAGAACAAGTTAAATGTTTCACAAATCACAAATGAGAATTTCTGCATTGGATATAGAAACATAGATAGATGGAATTACCAAGCGtacatcatttaaaaaaaaaaaaatcatataatctTGCTTTAAGTAGCTCTAGCATAGAGATATGATACTTGAGCATCCAAAAGTTGTGTGCCTATGGACACCTAACCCAATCGAATGACACAATTAAGAGCTTGGGTGTTAGAGTACCTAGAAAAGTTGATAAGATGAATAATGCGTCAACAATTAATTTAAAGATAGAAAAATCAGAAAGCCTGGAGGTGAAACAATTCACATAGAAGGTGAATACTTCCATGCATATGGATatcatacataaagaaaacacTTAAAATTTTGATTAATGGATGTTGAAGGCTTAGTTATCATATTCTCAGGGTCAGGGAGCACGCTAAGGGTCTTACGGGTTACTTTTTTTCCTTCACAATAGATGGCTTCCCTTACTTCTCTGGGCATACTAAATGGAATAAGAAAATATCACGGCTACAATTTTCTTCAAGATTGGAAACCTTTTTAAGTATATGATCTGCTTTACATCGAAGGATCTCCATAGGACTTCTAAGTGATTTAAGATTTGGTCACCTTTATTGTATTCATTTTCTCAGAAATATGGCCCTTAATAGAGAAATGATAATGCCactcttattttaattattttttttataaatttatacaaatatacaATGTAAAAATATTATGAGAAGTAACGTTATAAAAAATGAGAGTGGCTTTTACCGATTCCTTTATTATTACTGTAAGGGCCAGTTTGACTAAActtcttaaataagttcttttgaaaaaggagtttaaaatataaggacttttattaataataacttttaaataagttattttgagtTTGGATAGTTATAATAGAAGTCCTTGTTTTAAAGTTGTGCATTAAATAAGagtgataaaatagcttttgGAAATAGGAGAAGTATcagtatgaaagagcctagcagcggaaacgacaacaatgtccaacacaagaacaatatggaagcactcacaacacaatatggcagcaactataacaagcaaatatagcaagtaaagcaataacaagaacacaccgagattttaacgtggaaaaccccctcaacgtgagaggtaaaaaccacgggtcgtccagaccaatgaaataactccactataatcaaatgaggtacaagagagtctcaaacaaaacacaaaaaaatgtgcaaataaccagccaaaacatcaatgcaccaaagctcacaaataataggcaagaagatgaaatatacccaaaaaacagagctgatgtcgaagccaatttctccctctgcagacctccaattaaaatcttcaccgttcagaatgaagaacaagatgtgaagaatctacagtccaaatttcacgtcgatccaacggtgaaagaatgagaaactgccgttccaaaattgctgctctgtgtaaaaccgggaaacctaatttctctcttgcgaaaccaatttctcctactgcaaacctccaatcaacatcttcaccgatcagaatgaagaacaagatgataagaacacgcagtttaaatttcaagccgatccaacggtgaacaactgagaaactgccatttgaaatttactgctttgggcaaaaatgggaattctgtttttccctcttctctctcacttggtggctattctctctctctcaaaaaacctcaaaaaactaaattagggttgtgacactagggtgaaagaatacacccccaaaatgttgggcttgggcctcacaaaggagagaaaaacccaacaaatctcccccttctcgactaggtggaggccttcgccattccggcgatcaaacaacatgtttcaaacttttctcttgacaatgcttttgtcatcatatcagcaccattgtcatcagtgtgaactttctcaagttccaacaacttagaatctaacacatcccgtatccagtgatacctaacatcgatatgtttagatcttggatgaaaagtagaattcttggcaagatgaatagcactttggctatcacacaacaagacataacggtcttgcttaaaaccaagtgctgcaagaaacttcttcatccacaacaactctttacatgcttcagttgctgcaataaactctgcctctgtggtagaaagtgcaacacacttttgtagccttgactgccatgaaatagctccccctgcaaacttgaccaaataacctgaagtagactttcgagaatcaatatctcctgccatgtctgcatcagtaaagccaactagcaaaggtttctcaccaccaaaactcaaactcaagttagttgtacctttgagatatctcataatccatttaacagcattccaatgttctttacctggattagagagaaaacgactcactgtaccaaccgcatgagcaatgtctggtctagtacacaccatagcatacatcaagcttccaacagctgaggcataaggaatttcatccattgcttgtttctcctcatcagtggttggacactgcttggtactcaacttaaaatgaggagcaaaagaactagcaacacatttggcatcattcatgccaaacctttgaagcaccttctttatgtacttctcctgtgacaaataaagcttcttggaatctctataacgagtaatagtcatgcccaaaatctgtttggcaggacccaagtccttcatagcaaagaacctgctcaactgtttcttcaactcattaatcctcaaagcattcttgcccacaatcaaaatatcatccacataaagcaaaagaatgataaaatcatcatcagaaaatttttgcacaaatacacaatgatctgaagttgtcttacggtaaccatgcttccccataacagattcaaacttcttgtaccactgtcttggagcttgcttcaacccataaagactcttcttaag includes:
- the LOC140175276 gene encoding putative disease resistance RPP13-like protein 2, which produces MLNHSKTSDCIQPEEDNTSFYVKWILWSLIIGWFGISLWYDCWLKYYKGKVKWIENKLSFLEALKDDHYQLTEEADNLRSRGREFWGSEDLSEINLWLSKEESLWVNSTKTLVSDADACIKNYKKQSQTRIPGCFTAILRLISIRDVFHQIDRVKTSVEGHLENKDKDAKDIYDSMQKSRLRNRSLLDQYAAEESQKTVKTEDDKEDQKQRKPSTSINELMRKSNDLFSGMEKRRSVHLLLPLHAFTNELSQLQLETNTENLWKGQAKMLIAEAEDLISAYSWWVSYFGSIRGIPIVGTMFKKYFNGIPIKTTQFEEDMERIVDEFHNLLDTKSKWKFDFIDSDAMESELPFQNADDDEITSTVNSIRIKLDQSGSKQEPMNSLYHQLEEMNKELRGRREETAVRKACLEHLKSISQEVDQSVSNFLKEKMNNPELQQILKATDLLQKIVKNCYTKRQNSPSIPATKNVAKELVSKLTTSSGNLLTLSIVGMKGVGKTTLAKAIFYNKDVINYFPVRVWVADGTTSKVKVLLMKQDGTIDHQALSITEVRDHLKGKRGLIVLDNISKKDDFDKYKKELISETGMTNRSRILLTTPLNNIASYADTCGGPHQIRLMTKDESWALFQKVTMTVKPKENSQEEKLAKKVVGRCGGLPLLIVSIGFLLSVKGSITEDNLRPLLRQINHGHQNIRWLQAWVNTNQELNETLSDCLYYMTLFPADFEIPVRRLVNLWIEEGLVKQRDDNQETLEATAETYLENLNKCNMIQAVALKSNGKIKTYRLPSMLREIILADKTSHSQYSGTHVERRFAYRFDDRGLDANAANVFSKKKIPLSVFFFDKREGCKPGEHIGRILSTGIANEQFMEISVLDLERVFRPQLPDTLGMLIHLKYLGLRWTYLEEFPTFICKLENLETLDVKHTCIRVFPSFIWKLKKLKNLYLNQDYRSRLEGRPSGNFQHNLYRLWGVFIYGRCPLLFDFQRLKNLGKLKLAFQLKAEEQDTLAKKIVQLNQLESLRLRSVNEMGEPEKLILRDISKLEKLASLQLYGKLENGLRMNHLPQNLINLTLSASKLQDSQDPMQLLQSLEKLESLCFYADSYHGKSMLCNPGSFPKLLVLRFWNLRNLEEWNVKEGAMPSLREFEARSCEKLAVPTGLKYLGNIQLIKLHKMSNTFMREILSSYKKKILSPDVRISPFK